Proteins encoded by one window of Dendropsophus ebraccatus isolate aDenEbr1 chromosome 4, aDenEbr1.pat, whole genome shotgun sequence:
- the QSER1 gene encoding glutamine and serine-rich protein 1 isoform X1 translates to MMDRNYPTPTFTDPLAPASPAAWAYERSAAGLKPSLSYGAGHPSHSETELLHRQTYAATHQLPGYATTHHPTGLSGIFDTSLHVAGSNTTETSVMNFLSAIESRTAQAASSGTTLLPQFRAPSWQTGMHSSTATELFVTGALQTSGTFPTSALSAYQHPNTFSSRNFATTPSLTLQDGTFSATTNGLLSPHDPLLQIKSSQTPTALTFERLGSAVLSTGIPQSSTYRSAQESAPHLLQPQFSLLPSALGGTQQTAQPYSTSVFTGSTASIERALQRECSVIKHHQRPSSTQSVQAQLSGTQHSLPNYLTSVAGAALQDTSRQSALLCAPLGALTQVSNGGPVQKTPQVSVELSQSYPSVIPSPGFPPSSTKAKNCPTKAPPRSSKTPKSQSVASPGQTQSYIKSSQNQSSVISSQAQAFSTAQLSSLLPVSQSPSYVSTQSPNLPSASQSQVFSTIKSEKLPPLYKPLTAFSSQSQTITSGSQTLSYSTDQPLTLPSVSSENYSDQTRDLSSANQTQSYSSSNTQGLTPVSQSQVSYSSQSQVMSPVSPSESYNSGQNLPLSSPSLPFSASSRGQTLPASSPTQNYISMHSSQAAQDSTSPQSQKFLPTVPSSSFSSPPHSQALQNSRTTADSKSYVKKSETNLYASVKQEEKFQMPDLQALQQQTNIESSTQGLNDGEMTPQETAYSVSKADDRYSQSVIKSNSRLEDQVLGLQGPKKDERMMSPVGHMSQHVSHMNSSSGHDAKNTTDLIQPPQVSAKDLSQHNMLHKVHETKLPEQPSTSPQLQAVLRHPQHLQLQGTQVLLDSDLQMFQQSILQSNLAQSKAPASMQRIQSPQQVTPQFLQMDGHIIQSNGGQPQPSIHPQSSDVIKMDTSDGKHLQQHLQTKDFGQRPRLDSKNQFESLNPMCFTESMLLSDERNFLSHVDDILAATAAQEFAKSSTEDNLSVKPDDSKSRFQSLNIRNTSANFTPPKQQQNLNTLSLNGGQTAINLSTVSTTHSKTTSLDQNQIQPLEQDLPSSMGSPVLGTSTDDHENSEMSKKNESKDTNDVAADIGDSEFLANTKNLNEESAPSDGDFIMNTDESTAGSHMSKSDPQAGSSSSGQMEEDCQDLAQDGLQKMKGKDKMPIKHFTEDENANVKQAKRNVQMKRPLSKGPDVGMPYSSHVTEGYYDSYQHQERMRQKIKEVEEKQPEVKTGFIASFLDFLKTGPKQQFSAPAVRVPNRIRRPCTPVIKSPCPGPLPQPQSAGSEVGSSPKKTEEEFKKNLEALPSFSSDDDDSVGGNNDLQKSITTALSALDENGDKKNKTEAEKTATSVKQESPPVSSPKTTQEKVKVVEAQKSTQNELTQTELLAESQECIALEGCTDDEGAESGGEGIYRERDEFVVKIEDIEMLKEALRTGKEPPAIWKVQKALLQKFIPDLREGHRSFAATNSYLGYFGDAKTKYKRVYVKFVENANKKEYVRVCSKKPKSKAAPVPSRNSHTKVNANNKASTETPPQKSAPPKVVTAKPKAKQPKTKAEPPPKKRKQWKEEFSSSQSDSSPDMQSDEEEFEPPPPPVVTRFLNTRAMKETFKGYIELLVGIALDADVMQNLEKDNDDVLLPHMRKIEGMLNENRRRLLTKLQMDQPLRNALENYPDIATINRDTKGKSGGATVCKIKVHGKWYNKKTMRPAKTASKQSQEFTVDPEKSQLCSLYHALHHYKYHIYLICKDEVTSVQKSNRDLQQAELVNHCLKNMKWVEDLFEKFGELLSRVQQTCS, encoded by the exons ATGATGGACAGGAACTACCCGACTCCCACCTTCACCGACCCGCTGGCCCCAGCCTCCCCCGCCGCCTGGGCCTACGAGCGGAGCGCGGCCGGGTTAAAACCCAG CCTGAGCTATGGAGCTGGACATCCTTCTCATTCAGAAACAGAGCTTCTGCACCGACAGACCTATGCAGCCACTCATCAGCTTCCTGGATATGCCACCACCCACCATCCTACAG GTTTATCCGGCATCTTTGATACCAGCCTTCATGTGGCTGGTAGTAACACTACAGAAACATCAGTGATGAACTTTCTATCTGCAATAGAGTCTCGGACCGCTCAGGCAGCATCATCGGGTACCACCCTCCTGCCACAGTTCAGGGCCCCGTCATGGCAAACTG GCATGCATTCCTCGACAGCGACAGAACTGTTTGTTACTGGAGCTTTACAAACCTCTGGAACATTTCCAACATCTGCGCTCTCGGCCTATCAGCACCCGAATACATTCAGCTCTAGAAACTTTGCTACAACTCCATCTTTAACTCTTCAAGATGGGACTTTCAGTGCTACGACAAATGGTCTGCTTTCTCCTCATGACCCTTTGCTGCAGATCAAGTCATCACAGACTCCTACTGCCTTGACTTTTGAACGTCTCGGCAGTGCTGTGCTAAGTACCGGCATACCACAGTCGTCAACATATCGGTCTGCCCAGGAATCTGCACCACATCTCCTACAGCCCCAGTTCAGTTTGTTGCCGTCAGCACTTGGTGGGACccaacagactgctcagccataCAGTACATCAGTGTTTACTGGTTCTACCGCCTCCATTGAAAGAGCACTTCAGAGGGAATGTAGTGTTATAAAACACCATCAGAGGCCTTCAAGTACACAGTCTGTACAGGCACAGCTATCTGGTACTCAGCATTCCTTACCGAATTATTTAACAAGTGTGGCTGGGGCTGCCTTGCAGGACACATCAAGACAGTCCGCTCTGTTATGTGCTCCTCTCGGAGCTCTTACTCAGGTGAGCAATGGTGGACCGGTACAGAAAACCCCTCAAGTTTCTGTGGAATTATCTCAATCTTACCCATCTGTCATACCATCCCCTGGTTTCCCTCCCTCTTCTACAAAAGCAAAAAACTGTCCCACAAAGGCACCCCCAAGGTCCTCAAAGACCCCCAAATCTCAGAGTGTAGCGTCTCCTGGGCAGACCCAAAGTTACATAAAGTCTTCTCAGAACCAGAGTTCTGTCATTTCAAGCCAAGCACAAGCCTTCTCCACAGCACAGCTTAGTAGCCTTTTACCTGTAAGCCAGTCTCCTAGCTATGTCTCAACACAGTCCCCCAACCTGCCATCAGCTAGCCAATCGCAAGTGTTCTCAACAATCAAATCGGAAAAGCTGCCTCCTTTATACAAACCACTTACTGCATTCTCTAGCCAATCACAAACCATAACCTCTGGCAGCCAGACACTAAGTTACTCGACCGATCAGCCGCTTACGCTGCCTTCAGTCTCAAGCGAGAACTACTCTGATCAAACAAGAGATTTGTCTTCAGCTAACCAGACTCAAAGTTATTCTTCCAGTAACACTCAGGGTTTAACTCCAGTCAGTCAATCACAAGTTAGCTATTCATCTCAATCACAGGTGATGTCACCAGTAAGtccttcagaaagttataattcTGGACAGAACCTACCACTATCATCCCCATCTCTTCCATTTTCTGCTTCCTCTCGCGGACAGACACTACCTGCCTCGAGTCCTACTCAAAATTACATTTCTATGCATTCATCCCAAGCTGCTCAAGACTCCACTTCCCCACAGTCTCAGAAGTTTTTGCCAACCGTTCCCTCATCCTCCTTCTCATCCCCTCCTCACTCACAAGCATTGCAAAATAGTAGGACGACTGCAGACTCCAAATCCTATGTAAAGAAGTCTGAAACCAACCTGTATGCAAGTGTAAAacaagaggagaaatttcagatGCCTGATTTGCAGGCATTACAACAGCAAACCAATATTGAGTCTTCTACTCAAGGACTGAATGATGGAGAGATGACTCCTCAAGAGACTGCTTACAGTGTTTCAAAGGCTGATGACCGATACTCTCAAAGTGTTATCAAGAGCAATTCTCGTCTAGAAGACCAAGTTCTTGGCCTTCAGGGGCCTAAAAAAGATGAACGGATGATGAGCCCTGTTGGTCATATGTCTCAGCACGTAAGTCATATGAACAGTTCTTCTGGCCACGATGCTAAGAATACCACAGACTTGATACAACCCCCACAAGTTAGTGCTAAGGACTTGAGTCAGCATAACATGTTACACAAAGTGCATGAAACGAAGCTTCCAGAGCAGCCAAGCACGTCTCCACAGCTTCAAGCAGTTTTGAGGCATCCTCAGCATCTTCAGCTACAAGGAACACAGGTACTTCTTGATTCAGATTTGCAAATGTTTCAGCAGTCTATTTTACAGTCCAATTTGGCACAATCAAAGGCCCCTGCATCAATGCAGCGCATTCAGAGTCCCCAGCAGGTGACCCCACAATTCCTTCAGATGGACGGACACATCATCCAGAGCAATGGAGGCCAGCCTCAACCATCTATTCACCCGCAGAGCTCAGATGTCATCAAAATGGACACCTCTGATGGGAAGCATTTGCAGCAACATTTGCAGACTAAAGATTTTGGTCAGAGACCACGTTTAGACTCGAAGAATCAATTTGAGTCTTTGAACCCAATGTGTTTTACAGAGTCCATGTTGCTCAGCGATGAAAGGAACTTTTTGTCTCATGTTGATGACATTTTAGCAGCTACAGCAGCCCAAGAGTTTGCCAAGTCTTCTACCGAGGACAATTTATCTGTCAAACCAGATGACTCAAAGTCCCGTTTCCAGTCCCTGAATATAAGGAACACATCTGCAAACTTTACACCCCCAAAGCAGCAGCAGAATCTAAACACGCtttcattaaatggtggccaaacAGCAATAAACCTTTCTACTGTTTCTACGACTCATTCCAAAACCACAAGTCTTGATCAAAACCAGATTCAGCCTTTAGAGCAAGACTTGCCAAGCAGTATGGGTTCGCCGGTGCTAGGGACCAGTACGGATGACCATGAGAATTCTGAGATGAGTAAGAAAAATGAATCTAAGGACACTAATGATGTAGCCGCAGATATCGGAGATTCAGAATTCTTGGCCAATACGAAAAACCTCAATGAGGAAAGTGCGCCATCTGATGGAGACTTTATTATGAACACAGATGAGAGCACAGCTGGATCGCACATGTCAAAAAGTGATCCTCAAGCAGGCAGCAGCTCTAGTGGCCAAATGGAAGAAGACTGCCAAGATCTAGCCCAAGACGGCCTTCAAAAAATGAAAGGAAAAGATAAAATGCCAATCAAACATTTTACGGAAGATGAAAATGCAAATGTCAAGCAAGCTAAGCGGAATGTACAAATGAAACGGCCATTGTCGAAAGGTCCTGATGTGGGGATGCCATACTCCTCGCATGTCACTGAGGGTTACTATGATAGCTACCAGCACCAAGAAAGGATGAGGCAGAAAATAAAGGAAGTGGAGGAAAAGCAACCAGAAGTTAAAACTGGTTTTATTGCTTCTTTCTTGGACTTTTTAAAGACTGGACCAAAGCAGCAGTTTTCAGCTCCTGCGGTGCGTGTACCTAACAGGATCAGAAGGCCCTGTACCCCCGTGATAAAGAGCCCTTGTCCTGGTCCACTTCCTCAGCCTCAGTCAGCAGGTTCTGAGGTAGGGAGCTCTCCAAAAAAGACTGAAGAGGAATTCAAAAAGAACCTGGAGGCGTTGCCTTCCTTTTCTTCCGATGATGATGATTCTGTTGGAGGCAATAATGATCTTCAGAAGAGCATCACTACAGCCTTGTCTGCCTTAGATGAGAATGGGGACAAAAAGAATAAGACAG AAGCTGAAAAGACTGCAACTTCAGTGAAGCAGGAATCTCCTCCAGTCTCCTCCCCAAAAACCACTCAGGAGAAAGTGAAGGTGGTCGAGGCACAAAAGAGCACCCAAAATGAGCTCACCCAGACCGAGCTACTGGCCGAGTCACAAGAATGCATTGCGCTTGAAGGTTGCACAGATGACGAGGGTGCAGAAAGCGGGGGAGAGGGGATTTATCGGGAGCGCGATGAGTTTGTGGTCAAGATTGAAGACATAGAAATGCTGAAA gAAGCATTGCGTACTGGCAAAGAACCTCCAGCCATTTGGAAAGTCCAAAAGGCCCTGCTCCAGAAATTTATCCCTGACCTTCGAGAAGGCCACAGATCCTTTGCTGCCACAAACAGC TACCTTGGCTACTTTGGAGATGCCAAAACAAAATATAAGCGAGTATATGTGAAATTTGTGGAGAACGCAAACAAAAAGGAGTATGTGAGGGTTTGCTCCAAAAAACCCAAGAGCAAGGCTGCTCCCGTCCCCAG TAGAAACTCTCATACGAAGGTCAATGCCAATAATAAAGCATCCACTGAGACTCCTCCACAGAAAAGTGCACCACCAAAAGTCGTGACTGCAAAACCAAAAGCCAAACAGCCAAAGACAAAGGCTGAACCTCCACCAAAGAAGAGGAAACAGTGGAAAGAGGAGTTCTCATCTTCTCAGTCAGATTCCTCCCCAGACATGCAGAGTGATGAGGAAG AGTTTGAGCCCCCACCACCTCCAGTTGTTACCCGCTTCTTGAACACAAGAGCCATGAAAGAGACGTTCAAGGGATATATTGAGCTGCTTGTAGGAATTGCATTGGATGCTGATGTGATGCAGAACCTAGAGAAAGATAACG ATGATGTTCTTCTGCCACACATGAGGAAAATCGAAGGAATGTTAAATGAGAATAGGAGACGACTGCTCACAAAACTGCAGATGGATCAGCCATTAAGG
- the QSER1 gene encoding glutamine and serine-rich protein 1 isoform X2 has protein sequence MMDRNYPTPTFTDPLAPASPAAWAYERSAAGLKPSLSYGAGHPSHSETELLHRQTYAATHQLPGYATTHHPTGLSGIFDTSLHVAGSNTTETSVMNFLSAIESRTAQAASSGTTLLPQFRAPSWQTGMHSSTATELFVTGALQTSGTFPTSALSAYQHPNTFSSRNFATTPSLTLQDGTFSATTNGLLSPHDPLLQIKSSQTPTALTFERLGSAVLSTGIPQSSTYRSAQESAPHLLQPQFSLLPSALGGTQQTAQPYSTSVFTGSTASIERALQRECSVIKHHQRPSSTQSVQAQLSGTQHSLPNYLTSVAGAALQDTSRQSALLCAPLGALTQVSNGGPVQKTPQVSVELSQSYPSVIPSPGFPPSSTKAKNCPTKAPPRSSKTPKSQSVASPGQTQSYIKSSQNQSSVISSQAQAFSTAQLSSLLPVSQSPSYVSTQSPNLPSASQSQVFSTIKSEKLPPLYKPLTAFSSQSQTITSGSQTLSYSTDQPLTLPSVSSENYSDQTRDLSSANQTQSYSSSNTQGLTPVSQSQVSYSSQSQVMSPVSPSESYNSGQNLPLSSPSLPFSASSRGQTLPASSPTQNYISMHSSQAAQDSTSPQSQKFLPTVPSSSFSSPPHSQALQNSRTTADSKSYVKKSETNLYASVKQEEKFQMPDLQALQQQTNIESSTQGLNDGEMTPQETAYSVSKADDRYSQSVIKSNSRLEDQVLGLQGPKKDERMMSPVGHMSQHVSHMNSSSGHDAKNTTDLIQPPQVSAKDLSQHNMLHKVHETKLPEQPSTSPQLQAVLRHPQHLQLQGTQVLLDSDLQMFQQSILQSNLAQSKAPASMQRIQSPQQVTPQFLQMDGHIIQSNGGQPQPSIHPQSSDVIKMDTSDGKHLQQHLQTKDFGQRPRLDSKNQFESLNPMCFTESMLLSDERNFLSHVDDILAATAAQEFAKSSTEDNLSVKPDDSKSRFQSLNIRNTSANFTPPKQQQNLNTLSLNGGQTAINLSTVSTTHSKTTSLDQNQIQPLEQDLPSSMGSPVLGTSTDDHENSEMSKKNESKDTNDVAADIGDSEFLANTKNLNEESAPSDGDFIMNTDESTAGSHMSKSDPQAGSSSSGQMEEDCQDLAQDGLQKMKGKDKMPIKHFTEDENANVKQAKRNVQMKRPLSKGPDVGMPYSSHVTEGYYDSYQHQERMRQKIKEVEEKQPEVKTGFIASFLDFLKTGPKQQFSAPAVRVPNRIRRPCTPVIKSPCPGPLPQPQSAGSEVGSSPKKTEEEFKKNLEALPSFSSDDDDSVGGNNDLQKSITTALSALDENGDKKNKTAEKTATSVKQESPPVSSPKTTQEKVKVVEAQKSTQNELTQTELLAESQECIALEGCTDDEGAESGGEGIYRERDEFVVKIEDIEMLKEALRTGKEPPAIWKVQKALLQKFIPDLREGHRSFAATNSYLGYFGDAKTKYKRVYVKFVENANKKEYVRVCSKKPKSKAAPVPSRNSHTKVNANNKASTETPPQKSAPPKVVTAKPKAKQPKTKAEPPPKKRKQWKEEFSSSQSDSSPDMQSDEEEFEPPPPPVVTRFLNTRAMKETFKGYIELLVGIALDADVMQNLEKDNDDVLLPHMRKIEGMLNENRRRLLTKLQMDQPLRNALENYPDIATINRDTKGKSGGATVCKIKVHGKWYNKKTMRPAKTASKQSQEFTVDPEKSQLCSLYHALHHYKYHIYLICKDEVTSVQKSNRDLQQAELVNHCLKNMKWVEDLFEKFGELLSRVQQTCS, from the exons ATGATGGACAGGAACTACCCGACTCCCACCTTCACCGACCCGCTGGCCCCAGCCTCCCCCGCCGCCTGGGCCTACGAGCGGAGCGCGGCCGGGTTAAAACCCAG CCTGAGCTATGGAGCTGGACATCCTTCTCATTCAGAAACAGAGCTTCTGCACCGACAGACCTATGCAGCCACTCATCAGCTTCCTGGATATGCCACCACCCACCATCCTACAG GTTTATCCGGCATCTTTGATACCAGCCTTCATGTGGCTGGTAGTAACACTACAGAAACATCAGTGATGAACTTTCTATCTGCAATAGAGTCTCGGACCGCTCAGGCAGCATCATCGGGTACCACCCTCCTGCCACAGTTCAGGGCCCCGTCATGGCAAACTG GCATGCATTCCTCGACAGCGACAGAACTGTTTGTTACTGGAGCTTTACAAACCTCTGGAACATTTCCAACATCTGCGCTCTCGGCCTATCAGCACCCGAATACATTCAGCTCTAGAAACTTTGCTACAACTCCATCTTTAACTCTTCAAGATGGGACTTTCAGTGCTACGACAAATGGTCTGCTTTCTCCTCATGACCCTTTGCTGCAGATCAAGTCATCACAGACTCCTACTGCCTTGACTTTTGAACGTCTCGGCAGTGCTGTGCTAAGTACCGGCATACCACAGTCGTCAACATATCGGTCTGCCCAGGAATCTGCACCACATCTCCTACAGCCCCAGTTCAGTTTGTTGCCGTCAGCACTTGGTGGGACccaacagactgctcagccataCAGTACATCAGTGTTTACTGGTTCTACCGCCTCCATTGAAAGAGCACTTCAGAGGGAATGTAGTGTTATAAAACACCATCAGAGGCCTTCAAGTACACAGTCTGTACAGGCACAGCTATCTGGTACTCAGCATTCCTTACCGAATTATTTAACAAGTGTGGCTGGGGCTGCCTTGCAGGACACATCAAGACAGTCCGCTCTGTTATGTGCTCCTCTCGGAGCTCTTACTCAGGTGAGCAATGGTGGACCGGTACAGAAAACCCCTCAAGTTTCTGTGGAATTATCTCAATCTTACCCATCTGTCATACCATCCCCTGGTTTCCCTCCCTCTTCTACAAAAGCAAAAAACTGTCCCACAAAGGCACCCCCAAGGTCCTCAAAGACCCCCAAATCTCAGAGTGTAGCGTCTCCTGGGCAGACCCAAAGTTACATAAAGTCTTCTCAGAACCAGAGTTCTGTCATTTCAAGCCAAGCACAAGCCTTCTCCACAGCACAGCTTAGTAGCCTTTTACCTGTAAGCCAGTCTCCTAGCTATGTCTCAACACAGTCCCCCAACCTGCCATCAGCTAGCCAATCGCAAGTGTTCTCAACAATCAAATCGGAAAAGCTGCCTCCTTTATACAAACCACTTACTGCATTCTCTAGCCAATCACAAACCATAACCTCTGGCAGCCAGACACTAAGTTACTCGACCGATCAGCCGCTTACGCTGCCTTCAGTCTCAAGCGAGAACTACTCTGATCAAACAAGAGATTTGTCTTCAGCTAACCAGACTCAAAGTTATTCTTCCAGTAACACTCAGGGTTTAACTCCAGTCAGTCAATCACAAGTTAGCTATTCATCTCAATCACAGGTGATGTCACCAGTAAGtccttcagaaagttataattcTGGACAGAACCTACCACTATCATCCCCATCTCTTCCATTTTCTGCTTCCTCTCGCGGACAGACACTACCTGCCTCGAGTCCTACTCAAAATTACATTTCTATGCATTCATCCCAAGCTGCTCAAGACTCCACTTCCCCACAGTCTCAGAAGTTTTTGCCAACCGTTCCCTCATCCTCCTTCTCATCCCCTCCTCACTCACAAGCATTGCAAAATAGTAGGACGACTGCAGACTCCAAATCCTATGTAAAGAAGTCTGAAACCAACCTGTATGCAAGTGTAAAacaagaggagaaatttcagatGCCTGATTTGCAGGCATTACAACAGCAAACCAATATTGAGTCTTCTACTCAAGGACTGAATGATGGAGAGATGACTCCTCAAGAGACTGCTTACAGTGTTTCAAAGGCTGATGACCGATACTCTCAAAGTGTTATCAAGAGCAATTCTCGTCTAGAAGACCAAGTTCTTGGCCTTCAGGGGCCTAAAAAAGATGAACGGATGATGAGCCCTGTTGGTCATATGTCTCAGCACGTAAGTCATATGAACAGTTCTTCTGGCCACGATGCTAAGAATACCACAGACTTGATACAACCCCCACAAGTTAGTGCTAAGGACTTGAGTCAGCATAACATGTTACACAAAGTGCATGAAACGAAGCTTCCAGAGCAGCCAAGCACGTCTCCACAGCTTCAAGCAGTTTTGAGGCATCCTCAGCATCTTCAGCTACAAGGAACACAGGTACTTCTTGATTCAGATTTGCAAATGTTTCAGCAGTCTATTTTACAGTCCAATTTGGCACAATCAAAGGCCCCTGCATCAATGCAGCGCATTCAGAGTCCCCAGCAGGTGACCCCACAATTCCTTCAGATGGACGGACACATCATCCAGAGCAATGGAGGCCAGCCTCAACCATCTATTCACCCGCAGAGCTCAGATGTCATCAAAATGGACACCTCTGATGGGAAGCATTTGCAGCAACATTTGCAGACTAAAGATTTTGGTCAGAGACCACGTTTAGACTCGAAGAATCAATTTGAGTCTTTGAACCCAATGTGTTTTACAGAGTCCATGTTGCTCAGCGATGAAAGGAACTTTTTGTCTCATGTTGATGACATTTTAGCAGCTACAGCAGCCCAAGAGTTTGCCAAGTCTTCTACCGAGGACAATTTATCTGTCAAACCAGATGACTCAAAGTCCCGTTTCCAGTCCCTGAATATAAGGAACACATCTGCAAACTTTACACCCCCAAAGCAGCAGCAGAATCTAAACACGCtttcattaaatggtggccaaacAGCAATAAACCTTTCTACTGTTTCTACGACTCATTCCAAAACCACAAGTCTTGATCAAAACCAGATTCAGCCTTTAGAGCAAGACTTGCCAAGCAGTATGGGTTCGCCGGTGCTAGGGACCAGTACGGATGACCATGAGAATTCTGAGATGAGTAAGAAAAATGAATCTAAGGACACTAATGATGTAGCCGCAGATATCGGAGATTCAGAATTCTTGGCCAATACGAAAAACCTCAATGAGGAAAGTGCGCCATCTGATGGAGACTTTATTATGAACACAGATGAGAGCACAGCTGGATCGCACATGTCAAAAAGTGATCCTCAAGCAGGCAGCAGCTCTAGTGGCCAAATGGAAGAAGACTGCCAAGATCTAGCCCAAGACGGCCTTCAAAAAATGAAAGGAAAAGATAAAATGCCAATCAAACATTTTACGGAAGATGAAAATGCAAATGTCAAGCAAGCTAAGCGGAATGTACAAATGAAACGGCCATTGTCGAAAGGTCCTGATGTGGGGATGCCATACTCCTCGCATGTCACTGAGGGTTACTATGATAGCTACCAGCACCAAGAAAGGATGAGGCAGAAAATAAAGGAAGTGGAGGAAAAGCAACCAGAAGTTAAAACTGGTTTTATTGCTTCTTTCTTGGACTTTTTAAAGACTGGACCAAAGCAGCAGTTTTCAGCTCCTGCGGTGCGTGTACCTAACAGGATCAGAAGGCCCTGTACCCCCGTGATAAAGAGCCCTTGTCCTGGTCCACTTCCTCAGCCTCAGTCAGCAGGTTCTGAGGTAGGGAGCTCTCCAAAAAAGACTGAAGAGGAATTCAAAAAGAACCTGGAGGCGTTGCCTTCCTTTTCTTCCGATGATGATGATTCTGTTGGAGGCAATAATGATCTTCAGAAGAGCATCACTACAGCCTTGTCTGCCTTAGATGAGAATGGGGACAAAAAGAATAAGACAG CTGAAAAGACTGCAACTTCAGTGAAGCAGGAATCTCCTCCAGTCTCCTCCCCAAAAACCACTCAGGAGAAAGTGAAGGTGGTCGAGGCACAAAAGAGCACCCAAAATGAGCTCACCCAGACCGAGCTACTGGCCGAGTCACAAGAATGCATTGCGCTTGAAGGTTGCACAGATGACGAGGGTGCAGAAAGCGGGGGAGAGGGGATTTATCGGGAGCGCGATGAGTTTGTGGTCAAGATTGAAGACATAGAAATGCTGAAA gAAGCATTGCGTACTGGCAAAGAACCTCCAGCCATTTGGAAAGTCCAAAAGGCCCTGCTCCAGAAATTTATCCCTGACCTTCGAGAAGGCCACAGATCCTTTGCTGCCACAAACAGC TACCTTGGCTACTTTGGAGATGCCAAAACAAAATATAAGCGAGTATATGTGAAATTTGTGGAGAACGCAAACAAAAAGGAGTATGTGAGGGTTTGCTCCAAAAAACCCAAGAGCAAGGCTGCTCCCGTCCCCAG TAGAAACTCTCATACGAAGGTCAATGCCAATAATAAAGCATCCACTGAGACTCCTCCACAGAAAAGTGCACCACCAAAAGTCGTGACTGCAAAACCAAAAGCCAAACAGCCAAAGACAAAGGCTGAACCTCCACCAAAGAAGAGGAAACAGTGGAAAGAGGAGTTCTCATCTTCTCAGTCAGATTCCTCCCCAGACATGCAGAGTGATGAGGAAG AGTTTGAGCCCCCACCACCTCCAGTTGTTACCCGCTTCTTGAACACAAGAGCCATGAAAGAGACGTTCAAGGGATATATTGAGCTGCTTGTAGGAATTGCATTGGATGCTGATGTGATGCAGAACCTAGAGAAAGATAACG ATGATGTTCTTCTGCCACACATGAGGAAAATCGAAGGAATGTTAAATGAGAATAGGAGACGACTGCTCACAAAACTGCAGATGGATCAGCCATTAAGG